One part of the Acetoanaerobium sticklandii genome encodes these proteins:
- a CDS encoding EscU/YscU/HrcU family type III secretion system export apparatus switch protein, with protein MKRKIKGKETAVALRYDMNEFIAPKIVGKGQGEVAKRIIEKAKENDIPVYQDEKLAGQLSAMEIDSFIPEELYEAVAQILAFIAGVDADEIQ; from the coding sequence ATGAAAAGAAAAATTAAAGGCAAGGAAACTGCTGTTGCATTAAGATACGATATGAATGAGTTTATAGCCCCAAAGATTGTAGGAAAAGGGCAAGGAGAAGTAGCTAAACGAATAATTGAAAAAGCAAAGGAGAACGATATACCTGTATATCAAGATGAAAAACTAGCAGGTCAGCTAAGTGCAATGGAAATTGATTCATTTATTCCAGAAGAGCTCTATGAAGCTGTGGCGCAAATTTTAGCTTTTATTGCAGGAGTTGATGCTGATGAAATCCAATAA
- a CDS encoding helix-turn-helix transcriptional regulator gives MPEQVKLKGLMTENKMFQKDLAKIIGVSEKTVNDKVNGNIDFKLSEALSIANYFGKSIEEIFLGQKLI, from the coding sequence ATGCCTGAGCAAGTAAAACTAAAAGGATTAATGACTGAGAATAAAATGTTTCAGAAAGATTTAGCAAAAATAATAGGAGTATCAGAAAAGACAGTCAACGATAAGGTTAATGGGAATATTGATTTTAAATTAAGCGAAGCTTTGTCAATTGCAAATTATTTTGGGAAAAGTATTGAAGAAATTTTTTTAGGACAAAAGTTAATTTAA
- the ylqF gene encoding ribosome biogenesis GTPase YlqF: MKKNNSKVNKPVIKSSRKPSTKNNKVKDLKADEANKSSSQDSDLNINWYPGHMKKTKEQILENIKLVDVVLEIVDARAPYSTSNPDIDDMVKNLPKVVVLNKEDLADSNKTQQWIEYYKTKGHESAMINSLTGKGLNELLASLNNKSKDLYKKLESKGRRKRALRVMVVGIPNVGKSSIINRIVGKKSAQTGDRPGVTKGKQWVKLKGDLELLDTPGVLWPKIEDQSVAMKLAFLGSIKDQVMEIEEIAMELIKYLKEIKPQIFSERFELDKDISDMEAIAIADFIAFKRGYILPGNQVDYFRLSSSLLMEFRAGKLGTITLETPKSI; this comes from the coding sequence ATGAAAAAAAATAATAGTAAAGTGAACAAGCCTGTTATAAAATCATCACGCAAGCCTAGTACGAAAAATAACAAGGTAAAAGATTTAAAGGCGGATGAAGCTAATAAATCTAGTTCTCAGGATTCTGATTTGAATATAAACTGGTATCCTGGACATATGAAGAAAACTAAAGAACAAATTTTAGAAAATATTAAATTAGTAGATGTAGTTTTAGAAATTGTAGATGCTAGAGCGCCATACAGCACAAGTAATCCTGATATTGATGACATGGTAAAAAATTTACCGAAGGTCGTAGTATTAAATAAGGAAGATTTAGCTGATTCTAATAAAACACAGCAATGGATTGAGTACTATAAGACAAAAGGGCATGAATCTGCTATGATAAATTCCTTAACAGGTAAGGGACTTAACGAATTGCTGGCATCTTTAAATAATAAATCCAAGGACTTATATAAGAAGCTAGAAAGCAAAGGTCGAAGAAAAAGAGCATTGAGGGTAATGGTAGTAGGTATTCCTAATGTTGGAAAGTCTTCAATTATAAATAGAATCGTAGGAAAGAAAAGTGCTCAAACTGGTGATAGACCAGGGGTTACAAAAGGCAAGCAGTGGGTTAAACTAAAAGGAGATTTAGAACTTTTAGATACTCCAGGAGTCCTATGGCCTAAGATTGAAGACCAAAGTGTGGCTATGAAACTAGCTTTTCTTGGTTCTATAAAAGATCAAGTCATGGAAATAGAAGAAATAGCTATGGAATTAATTAAGTACCTAAAAGAAATTAAACCTCAAATTTTCAGCGAAAGATTTGAACTTGATAAAGATATAAGCGATATGGAGGCTATAGCAATAGCAGATTTTATAGCTTTTAAGCGAGGTTATATCCTACCTGGAAATCAAGTGGATTATTTTAGACTATCGTCTTCATTACTAATGGAGTTTAGAGCTGGAAAGCTAGGGACAATAACACTTGAAACACCTAAATCAATTTAA
- a CDS encoding ImmA/IrrE family metallo-endopeptidase, protein MGQLEKLYQLIEEENIKLEILDSLPDHIDGMYLKSEFSYPIIVINKKLENDSMKFKIVLAEELGHHFTSVGDSRVMFNSYTRRLQLDKSEITALKWATEFLLPIDRLKEAFLKMHNRQIDSVTQELEVPHEFLLARLKFLSHKFDYIDLDDKKAILLTTLPNICTIEKLSE, encoded by the coding sequence ATGGGACAATTAGAAAAATTATATCAACTAATTGAAGAAGAAAATATCAAGCTAGAGATTTTAGATTCTCTTCCTGATCATATAGATGGAATGTATTTAAAATCTGAATTTAGCTATCCAATAATTGTGATAAATAAAAAATTAGAAAATGACTCCATGAAATTTAAAATAGTTTTAGCTGAAGAACTTGGCCATCATTTTACATCCGTTGGTGACTCTAGAGTTATGTTTAACTCTTATACTAGAAGATTGCAACTGGATAAATCAGAAATAACAGCTTTAAAATGGGCCACTGAGTTTTTACTTCCTATCGACAGACTAAAAGAAGCTTTCTTAAAAATGCATAATAGACAGATTGATAGTGTGACTCAGGAGCTTGAGGTTCCCCATGAGTTTCTACTGGCTAGACTTAAGTTTCTATCTCATAAGTTCGATTACATTGACTTAGATGACAAGAAAGCAATATTACTTACTACTTTGCCTAACATATGTACAATAGAAAAATTATCTGAATAG
- a CDS encoding YraN family protein: MKSNNYAKGKLGEDIAVNYLKNCGFEILDRNFAIKAAEIDIIAYKNNIVNFIEVKSRTTIDFGYAHEAVDARKQNKIRLAAEVYLNQTNLIYEEISFDVVEIYFDTKNINHIIGCF, encoded by the coding sequence ATGAAATCCAATAATTACGCAAAAGGAAAGCTAGGAGAAGATATTGCAGTAAACTATCTCAAAAACTGTGGATTTGAGATACTAGATAGAAATTTTGCAATAAAGGCAGCAGAAATTGATATCATTGCCTATAAAAATAATATAGTGAATTTTATTGAGGTGAAGTCTAGAACCACAATAGATTTTGGGTATGCTCATGAAGCTGTAGATGCTAGGAAACAAAATAAGATTAGATTGGCAGCCGAGGTTTACCTAAACCAAACTAACCTAATATATGAAGAAATATCATTTGACGTTGTTGAAATATATTTTGATACTAAAAATATCAATCATATAATTGGTTGCTTTTAA
- a CDS encoding antA/AntB antirepressor family protein — MNFQLLEKGLVPIYSDENSETLVSGRELWDFLEIKEPYTQWFDRMIEYGFAESVDFSVFHNFVNDDTAFGGKRKITDHAMKLDMAKELGMIQRTEKGRQVRKYFIEAEKRFKSNHIDFEKLSPELRMFANVFTSLAKIELEQNETKRLAQEANETIKDIKETIITESDNWRKDVVGKIRAIADAGKNYSDLQRESYKMLEEKAGCNLKQRVENMRMRALTNGMCKSKVDKINALDVIAEDKRLKEIYIGIVNKLYLKHK; from the coding sequence ATGAATTTCCAATTGTTAGAAAAAGGATTAGTGCCTATTTATTCAGATGAGAATTCAGAAACCTTGGTAAGTGGTAGAGAGTTGTGGGACTTTTTAGAAATTAAAGAGCCATATACTCAATGGTTTGACAGAATGATTGAGTATGGATTTGCTGAAAGTGTTGATTTTTCCGTTTTTCATAATTTTGTGAATGACGATACAGCCTTCGGTGGCAAAAGAAAAATAACAGATCATGCAATGAAACTTGATATGGCAAAAGAACTTGGCATGATACAAAGAACTGAAAAAGGTAGACAAGTTAGAAAGTACTTCATAGAAGCAGAAAAAAGATTCAAGTCAAATCACATAGACTTTGAAAAGCTAAGTCCAGAACTAAGAATGTTTGCAAATGTATTCACTTCATTAGCCAAAATTGAACTTGAGCAAAATGAAACTAAACGATTAGCTCAGGAAGCAAATGAAACTATCAAAGATATAAAAGAAACTATTATAACTGAATCTGATAACTGGAGAAAAGATGTAGTAGGAAAAATTAGAGCTATTGCAGATGCAGGTAAGAATTATTCAGACTTACAAAGAGAAAGCTATAAGATGCTAGAGGAAAAAGCAGGATGCAATTTAAAACAAAGAGTAGAGAACATGAGAATGAGAGCACTTACTAACGGAATGTGCAAAAGCAAGGTTGATAAAATCAACGCTTTAGATGTTATTGCGGAAGATAAAAGGCTTAAAGAGATTTATATAGGTATAGTTAACAAGCTTTATTTAAAACACAAATAG
- a CDS encoding helix-turn-helix domain-containing protein, translated as MNDTFGKRFKSLRVEKGITQDELVKQFNEKYFYNFTKSSISMYENDKQVPEVDVLKKWAEFFQVALDYLLGNSDIKNPYKEAPEKTDEDIDLWLSKTDGYKELPEEDRELISNLAKNLLEKHRKEK; from the coding sequence ATGAATGATACATTTGGAAAAAGATTTAAAAGTTTAAGAGTTGAAAAAGGAATAACTCAAGACGAACTTGTAAAACAATTTAATGAAAAATATTTTTATAATTTTACTAAATCTTCAATTTCTATGTATGAAAATGATAAACAGGTACCAGAAGTAGATGTATTAAAAAAATGGGCAGAGTTTTTTCAAGTTGCTCTTGATTATCTCTTAGGTAACTCCGACATAAAAAACCCATACAAAGAAGCTCCCGAAAAAACAGATGAAGATATTGACCTTTGGCTTTCTAAAACAGATGGATATAAAGAGCTTCCGGAAGAAGATAGAGAATTAATATCTAATCTGGCTAAAAACTTGTTAGAGAAGCATAGAAAAGAAAAATAG
- a CDS encoding type I restriction endonuclease, which produces MGFEESIKSFADRTNAIKNNILTEEATKTSLIMPFFQILGYDVFNPQEFTPEYVADVGIKKGEKVDYAILDNNGEPVLLIEAKSVNDILTKHDSQLFRYFGTTKAKFAILTNGIIYRFYTDLDQQNIMDENPFFELNMLDLKDSHIVELKKFHKENFSVERIMDTASELKYLGLIRNILKNEFSNPSEDFVRFVLNSGVYEGVKTQNVVDRYTPLVKKSLNSYINELVNDRIQSALNKDENQTKIISEDFEVENIPENIDDYDQILTTEEELESFYIVKSILRNSIDVQRVQFKDTLSYFAILIDGKVTKWVCRVFLKENVKFIIIPDNDKQNIKYQISSVDDIYNLADNLINRASQLI; this is translated from the coding sequence ATGGGATTCGAAGAAAGTATTAAAAGTTTTGCTGACAGGACTAACGCAATAAAGAATAATATTCTAACTGAGGAAGCTACTAAAACATCACTTATTATGCCTTTCTTTCAAATTCTAGGTTACGATGTCTTCAATCCTCAAGAATTTACCCCAGAATATGTAGCAGATGTTGGTATAAAAAAGGGAGAAAAAGTTGACTATGCAATTTTGGATAATAATGGAGAACCAGTATTACTTATTGAAGCAAAATCTGTTAATGACATTTTAACTAAACATGATTCTCAACTGTTTAGATATTTTGGAACTACAAAAGCTAAATTTGCCATATTAACAAATGGAATTATATATAGATTTTATACAGATTTAGATCAACAAAATATAATGGATGAAAATCCTTTTTTTGAGTTAAATATGCTTGATTTAAAAGATTCTCACATAGTCGAATTGAAAAAATTTCATAAAGAAAACTTTAGCGTGGAAAGGATTATGGATACAGCTTCAGAATTAAAATACCTTGGATTAATAAGAAATATATTAAAAAATGAATTTAGTAATCCATCAGAGGATTTTGTTCGTTTTGTTTTGAATTCTGGTGTATACGAAGGAGTTAAAACTCAAAATGTGGTTGATAGATATACTCCTTTAGTAAAAAAATCTTTAAACTCATATATAAATGAACTAGTAAATGATAGAATTCAAAGCGCCCTAAATAAAGATGAAAATCAAACAAAAATAATTAGTGAAGATTTTGAAGTAGAAAATATTCCTGAGAATATCGATGATTACGATCAAATACTTACTACAGAAGAAGAATTAGAATCTTTCTATATAGTAAAATCAATCTTAAGAAATTCTATAGATGTACAAAGAGTCCAATTTAAAGATACTCTTTCTTATTTCGCAATATTAATCGATGGAAAAGTTACTAAATGGGTATGTAGAGTATTCTTAAAAGAAAATGTGAAATTTATCATAATTCCTGATAATGACAAGCAAAATATAAAATATCAAATTTCATCAGTGGATGATATTTATAATTTGGCTGATAATTTAATCAATAGAGCTAGTCAACTTATATAA
- a CDS encoding YifB family Mg chelatase-like AAA ATPase, whose protein sequence is MFFKIISAGTSGIEGYIVEVEADMTKGLPGFSLVGLPNAAVKESKERIKSAVCNSGFRYPNKKIIVNLSPADIKKEGSHYDLAIALAILREVENIAEDKFEDIAFIGELSLDGKLKPIKACTALILGLLKNSKIKKVIIPFENFHEASMIPGIEILPLKTLKEVYDYLVEKKSIEYEINLNEKIHEEPDNLLDFKDVKGCQLVKRAAEISAAGFHNLLMIGPPGSGKTMIAARFNTIMPELNNEEFIQVSQIYSFLGHIPSEIKMRKRPFRQPHHTITYASLIGGGHNSNPGEVVLSHNGVLFMDEFLEFDKKLVEGLRQPLEDKKVSISRLNNKYTYPSDFILIAAMNPCPCV, encoded by the coding sequence ATGTTTTTTAAAATTATTTCTGCAGGAACATCTGGAATAGAAGGGTATATAGTAGAAGTAGAAGCGGATATGACCAAAGGCTTACCGGGGTTTTCTTTAGTTGGCTTGCCAAACGCAGCAGTTAAAGAATCAAAAGAGAGAATTAAATCAGCAGTGTGCAACAGTGGATTTAGATATCCAAATAAAAAAATTATAGTCAACTTATCTCCAGCTGATATAAAAAAGGAAGGCTCTCACTATGACTTAGCTATTGCTTTAGCCATTCTAAGAGAAGTCGAAAATATAGCTGAAGATAAGTTTGAGGATATTGCTTTTATAGGAGAGCTATCACTAGATGGAAAATTAAAACCTATAAAGGCGTGCACTGCATTAATCCTTGGATTACTAAAAAACTCAAAAATAAAAAAGGTTATTATCCCTTTTGAAAATTTTCATGAAGCCTCAATGATTCCGGGTATAGAGATATTACCTTTAAAAACCCTAAAAGAAGTTTATGATTATTTGGTGGAGAAGAAATCAATAGAATATGAAATTAATTTAAATGAAAAAATCCACGAAGAACCTGATAATCTTCTTGATTTTAAAGATGTGAAAGGCTGTCAATTAGTAAAAAGAGCAGCAGAAATATCGGCTGCGGGATTTCATAATTTGCTTATGATAGGACCACCTGGCTCTGGCAAGACAATGATAGCAGCAAGATTTAACACTATAATGCCAGAGCTTAATAATGAGGAATTTATTCAAGTAAGCCAAATTTATAGCTTTTTAGGTCATATTCCATCAGAAATTAAAATGAGGAAAAGACCATTTAGACAACCTCATCATACAATAACCTATGCCTCTCTTATAGGGGGAGGGCACAATAGCAATCCTGGAGAAGTAGTATTATCTCATAATGGTGTATTATTTATGGATGAGTTTCTAGAATTTGATAAAAAATTAGTAGAGGGCCTTAGGCAACCACTAGAAGACAAAAAGGTTTCAATTTCAAGATTAAATAATAAATATACTTACCCTTCGGATTTTATTTTGATTGCCGCTATGAATCCATGTCCGTGTGTGTAA
- a CDS encoding ZIP family metal transporter: MILFFEKFGPVEQALIGTLFTWGVTALGASLVFFFKSINKTILNGMLGFAAGVMIAASFWSLLSPAITMAEELGQIAFLTAAIGFLGGGAFLYLVDKLLPHLHMGLETSQAEGVKTNWQRSVLLVLAITLHNIPEGLAVGVAFGAVAAGTGSSASLAGAIALAIGIGLQNFPEGAAVSIPLRREGFSRTKSFLYGQASGIVEPIAGVIGAFAVVKMQPILPYALAFAAGAMIYVVIEELIPEAQREEGGSKTDIATIGCMIGFTIMMILDVALG; this comes from the coding sequence TTGATACTTTTCTTTGAAAAATTCGGTCCAGTTGAACAAGCCCTAATAGGAACTCTATTCACTTGGGGCGTTACAGCGCTTGGCGCATCACTTGTTTTCTTTTTTAAATCAATAAATAAAACTATTCTTAATGGAATGCTTGGATTTGCTGCTGGGGTTATGATAGCAGCAAGCTTTTGGTCATTACTTTCTCCTGCAATAACTATGGCTGAAGAACTCGGACAAATAGCATTTCTTACTGCTGCAATTGGATTTTTAGGCGGAGGAGCATTTTTATATTTAGTTGATAAATTATTACCCCATCTACATATGGGATTAGAAACTTCACAAGCTGAAGGTGTTAAAACAAATTGGCAAAGAAGTGTATTGTTAGTTTTAGCAATTACCCTTCATAATATTCCAGAAGGACTTGCTGTTGGAGTTGCATTTGGAGCCGTAGCTGCAGGAACTGGCAGTTCAGCTTCACTAGCTGGAGCTATAGCTCTTGCAATTGGTATAGGTTTACAGAACTTTCCTGAAGGAGCTGCTGTTTCAATACCACTCAGAAGAGAAGGTTTTAGCAGAACAAAATCATTCTTATATGGTCAAGCATCTGGGATAGTTGAGCCTATTGCAGGTGTAATCGGAGCCTTTGCTGTCGTGAAGATGCAGCCTATTTTGCCTTATGCGCTAGCATTTGCAGCTGGAGCTATGATTTATGTTGTTATTGAAGAACTTATTCCAGAAGCCCAACGTGAAGAAGGTGGCTCAAAAACTGATATAGCCACAATAGGTTGTATGATTGGATTTACTATCATGATGATTCTAGACGTTGCTCTTGGTTAA
- a CDS encoding DUF6240 domain-containing protein codes for MRIDIGSNSIRPELILNKSNIDSFEFNNRGENVRGRVIDVNQNMVLIQTSTGKEFVANTTIPMENFIGEEMLFTVLFNEEGQIFLKPQLDEKKQNLIKDLKVEDLLTKLGKTVNSENKEIVRQMIKSGIPVTIDSFKEVKDLSLSLKMLQNLQGELSAGQEDMPLDNIVRLFQDGKEATAVNKSSQQSALPKELGLKDIIILKSLNLEVNPKNLKAMANIEQKIADKDIDILDIKPLVIDNKNVQLNLNTKSEEGKALEVSNIAPKAQEDLFKELAFKPKDDILGKDNALNKLSDKENDSIKIQQQPDLVDMVVKKLDLKTKLGSEDIKLDLNKIESELEKILASLEPGSKEATKLEKEIMPKLELLKDLSKNIFYQVVPFQIDKYENIAQYYMKKNKKSKTREEGITVAFSIETHKLGNVKAMLNYKDMNNISVNIATKSKEVEDKFKKAIPILKERLNSIGFTGVLLSTEIQNINDSQILDDVVYKNIDSKSFETWV; via the coding sequence TTGAGAATAGATATAGGTTCTAACAGTATACGCCCAGAACTAATACTAAATAAGAGTAATATTGATTCTTTTGAATTTAATAATAGAGGAGAAAACGTAAGGGGTAGAGTAATTGATGTAAACCAAAATATGGTACTTATTCAAACGTCGACTGGTAAAGAATTTGTTGCGAACACTACTATTCCAATGGAAAATTTCATTGGGGAAGAAATGCTATTTACTGTATTATTTAATGAAGAAGGTCAAATCTTTTTAAAACCTCAACTAGATGAAAAAAAGCAGAATCTTATAAAGGATTTAAAGGTCGAAGATTTACTGACTAAGCTTGGAAAAACTGTTAATTCAGAAAACAAAGAAATAGTAAGACAAATGATTAAATCTGGAATCCCAGTTACAATAGATAGCTTTAAGGAAGTTAAGGATTTATCCTTATCACTTAAAATGCTTCAAAATCTACAAGGAGAGCTATCTGCAGGGCAAGAGGATATGCCATTAGATAACATTGTTAGATTGTTCCAAGACGGTAAAGAAGCTACTGCTGTCAATAAGTCATCTCAGCAATCAGCCTTACCGAAAGAATTGGGATTAAAAGATATTATCATACTAAAAAGCTTAAATTTAGAAGTGAATCCCAAGAATTTAAAGGCTATGGCTAATATAGAGCAAAAAATTGCTGATAAGGATATAGATATTTTAGATATAAAACCCTTAGTAATAGATAATAAAAATGTGCAATTAAATTTAAATACGAAGTCAGAGGAAGGAAAAGCTTTAGAAGTGAGTAATATAGCTCCAAAAGCTCAAGAGGACTTATTTAAAGAATTAGCTTTCAAACCTAAGGACGATATCTTGGGTAAAGATAATGCTTTAAATAAATTATCAGATAAAGAAAATGATAGCATTAAAATCCAACAGCAGCCTGATTTAGTGGATATGGTCGTAAAAAAACTAGATTTAAAAACTAAGCTTGGATCAGAGGATATAAAACTAGACTTAAATAAAATAGAATCTGAGCTTGAGAAGATATTAGCTTCACTGGAGCCGGGCTCAAAAGAAGCTACAAAGCTGGAGAAGGAAATTATGCCGAAATTAGAGCTTTTAAAGGATTTATCGAAGAATATCTTCTATCAAGTTGTTCCTTTTCAGATTGATAAATACGAAAATATAGCTCAGTATTATATGAAAAAAAATAAAAAAAGTAAGACTAGAGAAGAAGGAATAACTGTTGCATTTTCAATTGAAACTCACAAGCTAGGGAATGTTAAAGCGATGTTAAACTACAAAGATATGAACAATATTTCTGTTAATATAGCTACAAAAAGCAAAGAAGTCGAAGATAAATTTAAAAAGGCTATCCCTATACTGAAAGAACGATTAAATTCTATAGGATTTACAGGTGTTTTATTGTCAACGGAAATTCAAAATATCAATGACTCGCAAATCCTAGATGATGTGGTGTATAAAAATATTGACTCAAAATCTTTTGAAACTTGGGTGTAA
- a CDS encoding recombinase family protein, whose translation MKIAIYCRVSTEDQAERQTIENQIVFAEKYVDLHEMDVFTYYREDGITGTIPLYERPEGTRLLQDAKEKKFDTLLIYKLDRLGRSARIILNSIHELEALGIQIKSMTEPFDTSSPAGRFMITMLAGVADLERETILERMWHGANRAARDGKWLGGIVPYGYFVNENKELEINNNLLEGFSMSETQVIKIIFDKIGNEKWSTIKVCDYLNALGVPTSYAKANRKINSKDGKRKVATANLWRPGQVLRISKNTTYKGIHTYGKRSKKERELIEREVPAIVDTELWEKVQKQLKDNQAESFKNKSRDFLLSSIVKCGDCGLTFIGSNDRKTNRAFYKCIGKQNYKNPIENKKCESKNIPADYSENMVWEGCLNFINDPGKAVVEIEKNIKSNKEKFVNTEVEINMLNASLLKKENEKESILDLYRKKLIDSKDVEIQLLNIQSEKAQIEEKIKELNQIKDTTNQMLASVNSATEFLNSLKEKSIDADFKTKREIIKSLIKKVTVITNHDLPRKTATLQIEYNFSGNNNYSVEKIEGVTHTDMDS comes from the coding sequence ATGAAAATAGCAATTTACTGCAGAGTATCCACTGAAGATCAAGCCGAAAGGCAAACAATTGAAAATCAGATAGTATTTGCTGAAAAGTATGTGGATTTACATGAGATGGATGTATTCACTTACTACCGTGAAGATGGTATTACAGGAACTATACCTCTTTATGAAAGGCCAGAAGGAACTAGGTTGCTCCAAGATGCAAAAGAAAAGAAGTTTGATACTTTGCTCATATATAAACTAGACAGGCTAGGAAGAAGCGCTAGAATCATTTTAAACAGTATTCATGAGCTTGAGGCTCTTGGTATTCAAATCAAATCCATGACAGAGCCCTTTGATACTTCATCTCCTGCAGGTAGATTTATGATTACAATGCTTGCTGGTGTTGCTGACCTTGAAAGAGAAACTATACTTGAAAGAATGTGGCATGGTGCAAATAGAGCTGCAAGAGATGGAAAATGGCTAGGTGGAATTGTACCCTATGGATATTTTGTAAATGAAAATAAAGAATTAGAGATAAACAATAATTTACTCGAAGGTTTTTCTATGTCTGAAACTCAGGTAATTAAAATTATTTTCGATAAGATTGGAAATGAAAAATGGTCCACCATAAAAGTGTGTGACTACTTAAATGCTCTAGGAGTCCCTACAAGCTACGCAAAAGCAAATCGTAAGATAAATAGTAAAGATGGTAAAAGAAAAGTAGCTACGGCTAATTTATGGCGACCAGGACAAGTTTTAAGGATATCAAAGAATACTACTTACAAAGGAATACACACCTATGGCAAAAGAAGTAAAAAAGAAAGAGAACTGATTGAAAGAGAAGTACCTGCCATAGTGGATACTGAGCTTTGGGAAAAAGTTCAGAAACAATTGAAAGATAATCAAGCGGAAAGTTTTAAAAATAAAAGTAGAGACTTTTTATTATCAAGTATCGTTAAATGTGGAGATTGCGGACTAACGTTTATTGGTAGCAACGATAGAAAGACCAATAGAGCTTTTTATAAATGTATTGGAAAGCAGAACTATAAAAATCCTATAGAGAATAAAAAGTGCGAATCTAAAAATATCCCTGCAGATTATTCTGAGAATATGGTTTGGGAAGGCTGCTTGAATTTTATTAATGATCCAGGCAAGGCTGTAGTAGAAATAGAGAAAAATATTAAATCTAATAAAGAGAAATTTGTTAATACAGAAGTTGAAATAAATATGCTAAATGCATCTCTATTAAAAAAAGAAAATGAAAAAGAATCGATATTAGACTTATATAGAAAAAAACTTATCGATTCAAAAGATGTTGAAATTCAATTATTAAATATTCAAAGTGAAAAAGCTCAGATAGAAGAAAAAATTAAAGAGCTAAATCAAATTAAAGATACTACTAATCAAATGCTAGCATCCGTTAATTCTGCAACTGAATTCTTAAACTCACTTAAAGAGAAATCTATTGATGCTGACTTTAAAACTAAGCGAGAGATTATTAAATCACTAATAAAAAAAGTAACAGTAATTACTAATCATGACTTGCCAAGAAAAACAGCTACTCTTCAAATTGAGTACAATTTTTCTGGCAATAATAATTATAGTGTGGAAAAAATCGAGGGTGTTACACACACGGACATGGATTCATAG
- a CDS encoding ribonuclease HII, producing the protein MENLSVKEIKDIVQTSSYDQYLSYINILSKDKRESVKKLAMSLSKKLDAVRKEEERLKNMFIIEETLFAEGYKKIGGVDEAGRGPLAGPVVSACVILDKNPMIDGIDDSKKVSEKNRDRIFDTIVNSDIIYGIGISDSNEIDEYNILNATFLAMKRSIAMASQRPDFIIVDGNQQITDINHPQRCIVQGDSKSISIACASILAKVTRDKIMKQYAEIYPQYGFDKHKGYGTKEHIEAINKYGITPIHRLSFLKNIY; encoded by the coding sequence ATGGAAAACTTAAGTGTAAAAGAAATTAAAGATATAGTGCAAACCAGTAGCTACGATCAATATTTGAGTTATATTAATATTTTATCTAAAGATAAAAGAGAATCAGTAAAGAAACTTGCGATGTCTTTATCAAAAAAATTGGATGCGGTTAGAAAAGAAGAAGAGCGCTTAAAAAATATGTTTATTATTGAAGAAACTCTATTTGCAGAAGGCTATAAAAAAATTGGAGGAGTTGATGAAGCTGGAAGAGGACCCCTTGCTGGGCCAGTAGTGTCAGCTTGTGTTATTTTAGATAAAAATCCTATGATTGATGGAATTGACGATTCAAAAAAAGTCAGTGAAAAAAATAGAGATAGGATTTTTGATACTATCGTAAATTCTGATATTATATATGGAATTGGAATTTCAGATAGCAATGAAATAGATGAATATAATATACTAAATGCAACGTTTCTAGCTATGAAGCGTTCTATTGCAATGGCTTCACAAAGGCCTGATTTTATTATTGTGGATGGGAATCAGCAAATAACTGATATAAATCATCCTCAAAGATGTATAGTTCAAGGAGATTCAAAATCTATAAGTATTGCATGTGCTAGCATTTTAGCAAAAGTGACAAGAGATAAAATTATGAAGCAATATGCAGAGATTTATCCCCAGTATGGATTTGATAAACATAAGGGCTATGGCACTAAAGAACACATTGAAGCTATAAATAAATATGGAATTACGCCGATTCATAGATTAAGCTTCTTGAAGAATATATATTAA